The genomic DNA AGTAGAAGCTTCAACCCCACTACGCTCACCTTCTGCCGAACAGCTTCTCCACATCGCTCAGCGCCAGCTTCACCCACGTCGGCCGCCCATGATTGCACTGGCCCGAGCGCGGCGTCGCTTCCATTTCGCGTAGCAGCGCGTTCATCTCGGCAACCGACAGCACCCGTCCAGCCCGCACCGATCCGTGGCACGCCATCGTCCCTGCCACTGCGTCCAGCCGTTCGCGCAAGCTCAGCGCCTCGTCGAACGCCGCCAGCTCGTCCGCGAGATCGCGCACCAACCCCGACGGATCACCGTCCCCCAGCAGTGCCGGCGTCGCGCGCACCAGCATTGCGCGCGGGCCGAAGCGCTCCAGTTCCAGCCCAAGCTCCGCCAATTCCTCGTGCCGCGCGTCGAGCCGGTCGCACGCCGGCTCCTCCATCTCAACGACTTCGGGGATCAGCAGCGCCTGTGCCGCCACCCGCCCGCCCGCCAGCGCCGCGCGCATCCGTTCGAGCACGAGCCGCTCGTGCGCCGCATGCTGATCGACGATGACGAGGCCGTCCTCCGCCTCGGCGACGATATAAGTCTTAGCTACCTGCCCCCGCGCCACCCCGAGCGGATGGGCGCCGGTCTCAGGCGGCGGCGCCCAGGCTGGCTCGCCGCGTGCCTGTGGCGGCGGAGCGAAAAAGGTCGGGCGGCGGTCGTGGAAGGCGTGGTGAACACCCCCTACACCCCCGTCCGTCACCCCAGCGAAAGCTGGGGTCTCGTTCAACGACCGATTCGCCGGCGGGAAACCGCGCCAACTATCGCCATGCAGACGGTCAACAGCCGGTTCGGCGGTGAACATCGCCAACGCCTCCGCCGGCGCTCGATGCGCCACGCGGTGCCCCGCCGCATCGAGCGCGCGCCGCAACCCCGAGACGATCAGCCCCCGGACCAGCGCCGGGTCGCGGAAGCGCACCTCGGTTTTCGCCGGATGCACGTTCACGTCCACCTGATCGCTCGGCACGTCGAGGAACAGCGCCACCACCGCGTGGCGATCGCGCGGCATCATCTCGGCATAGGCGCCGCGGATCGCGCCGATCAGCAGCCGGTCCTTCACCGGCCGCCCGTTCACGAACAGATATTGATGGTCCGCGACCCCGCGGTGGAACGTCGGCAGCCCTGCCACGCCGCCAAGCACGAACCCCTCCCGTTCGAGGTCGATCGCGACCGAATTATCCTTCAGCGCACGATCGGTCAGCGCGGCCACCCGCGCCGGCCGGTCCTCCGCCTGCAACGCCGCCAGCACGCGCCGCCCGTCATGCTCCATCGTGAACACAATCTCGGGCCGCGCCATCGCCAGCCGCCGCACCACGTCGAGGCAGGCAGCATATTCACTCCGCCCCGATCGCAGGAACTTGCGCCGCGCCGGCACCCGCTCGAACAGCGCCTCGACCAGCACGCGCGTTCCCGGCGGCAGCGCGGCCGGCCCGTCGCCGACGATGGCGCCATTGTCGATCACGCGCGACCAGCCGTCCGCCCCGCGCACCCGGCTTTCCAGCGTCAGCCGTGCGACGCTCGCGATCGACGGCAGCGCCTCGCCGCGAAAGCCCATCGTCGCCACGTGATCTATATCATCAGTCGGCAGCTTCGAGGTCGCGTGCCGCTCCAGCGCCAGTGCCATGTCGGTCGGCGCCATTCCGCAGCCATCATCGATTACTTCTATCCGGCCGATCCCGCCGTCGTTCAGCCGGATCGTGATCCGTTCGGCACCCGCGTCGATCGCATTCTCGACCAGTTCCTTCAACGCGCTGGCTGGTCTTTCGACCACTTCACCGGCAGCGATCCGGTTGACGAGATGTTCGGGCAGGCGGCGTATTGACACGATCACGGCCCTAGCCCACTCGACGCCATCCCGCGACCCCGAGATAGCAGCAACTAGCGCCAAAGAAGCGACTTGCGGCCGTGGCCGCGGGATGGTTTGGCGCAGCCAGCGCAGTCGACTCGGGTACGGAATCTTGGTGAACATGGCCTTTTCGCGTTTCTTCAAGTTCATGTCGCACGACATGGCGATCGACCTCGGGACGGCGAACACGCTGGTCTATCTGCGCGGTCGCGGCATCGTCCTCAACGAGCCGTCGGTCGTCGCGGTCGAGACGATCAACGGCGTCCGCCGCGTGAAGGCGGTCGGTGAAGACGCCAAGCTCATGATGGGCAAGACGCCCGGCTCGATCGAGGCGATCCGACCGTTGCGCGATGGCGTCATCGCCGACATCGACGTCGCCGAGGAGATGATCAAGCACTTCATCCGTAAGGTCCACGGACAGCGCAAGTTCATGCGCTGGCCCGAGATCGTGATCTGCGTGCCGTCGGGCTCGACCAAGGTGGAGCGCCGCGCGATTCGCGACGCCGCCTCGAACGCCGGCGCCAGCCAGGTCTGGCTGATCGAGGAGCCGATGGCGGCCGCGATCGGCGCCGACATGCCAGTCACCGAGCCGATCGGCAGCATGGTCGTCGACATCGGTGGCGGCACCACCGAGGTCGCGGTTCTGTCGCTGCGCGGCCTCGCCTACACCACCAGCGTGCGCACCGGCGGCGACAAGATGGACGAGGCGATCGTCAGCTACGTTCGCCGCAACCACAATTTGCTGATCGGTGAAGCGACGGCCGAGCGGATCAAGCAGGAAGTCGGCATCGCCAAGCCACCGGCCGACGGCATCGGCCTCACGATTTTCATCAAGGGCCGCGATCTCGTCAACGGCGTGCCCAAGGAGATCCAGATCAACCAGGGCCAGATCGCCGAGGCGCTCTCCGAGCCGGTCGCGACGATCGTCGAAGGCGTGCGCGTCGCGCTCGAGAATACCGCGCCCGAGCTTGCCGCCGACATCGTCGATCAGGGCATCGTGCTCACTGGCGGCGGCGCGCTGCTCAAGGGCCTCGACGAAGTGCTGCGCGACGAGACCGGGCTGCCGGTGACCGTCGCCGATGATCCGCTGACCTGCGTCGCGCTAGGCACCGGACGCGCGCTTGAGGATCCACTGTACCGCGGCGTGCTGCAGAGCGGCTGATCGAGGAATAGAATATGGCGCCGCCGCGGGATCGGCGCCCGGGGTTTTCGCGACGGGCGCAATATTCGCTCTTTTTGAGCTATATCCTGGCCATCGCGGGCGCGGTGATCGGTGTGGTGCTACTTGTCCTGTCGCAATTCAATCCGCCCGCCTTCGCCGCATTCCGCTCTGCCACCACCGAGCTCACATCCCCATTTTCGTCCGGCGCATCGGCGGTGCTGCGTGGTCTTGCGGCAGTCCCGCAAACCGTCTCGACCTATTTTCGCGTCCACGGCGAGAATGCGGAGCTTCGCGACGAACGCGCACGGACGCGCGCAGCGCTGCTCCAGGCGCAGGTCATCGTGCGGGACAATCGCCGGCTCCGCGGGCTGTTGAAGTTGCGCGATGTGACGCCTGATGTGGTGACGACCGCGCGCATCGTCAGCTCGAGCGGATCGAGCACGCGCCGCTTTGGCGTCCTCAACGCGGGCCGTTGGCAGGGCGTGCGACCCGGCATGCCGGTGCGCGGCCCGGACGGCCTCATCGGGCGCGTGATCGAGACCGGCCCTAACAGTGCCCGCGTCCTGCTCGCGATCGATCCGCAAAGCGTGATCCCGGTCAGGCGCATCCATGATGGCCTCCCCGCGCTTGCCGCCGGACGCGGTGACGGCTTGCTCGACATTCGCTCCGTCGGCACGGCGAACGCACGGCTGCGTCCCGGCGACCGCTTCGTCACCTCGGGCACGGGCGGCATCTTCACCCCCGGCGTGCTCGTCGCGCGGGTCACCGGGTCGGGCAGCGACAGTGCCCCCGCGGAACCGTTCGGCCACCCCGACACGTTCGATTTCGCGATCGTCAGCGCCCCCTTCCTGCCCCCGCCGCCGCCTGCGCCTCCCCCGGCCGCCCCCGCCACGCCCCCGCCGGCTCCCCAGCCATGATCCCTCCGCGTAAGCCATTCCAGACGCCGCTGCCCCCGGCCCGAGCACGCGCACTGCCCTGGCTGACGGTGATGGCCGGGTCGCTCATCACGATCGTGCCCGTCGCCGCGACACTGCCGCTGATGCCGCCATTCGGGCTGTTGATGCTGCTCGCGTGGCGGCTGCTCGCCCCGCTCGCGCTGCGCCCCTGGGCGCCTGCGCTGCTGGGCCTGTTCGACGATTGCCTCAGCGGGCAACCGCTCGGCAGCGCGATGCTGCTGTGGACGCTCGCCGCCTTCCTCGTCGACCTGTTCGATCAGCGCACGCTCTTCCGCTCGTTCACGGAGGATTGGCTGATCGCCGCCGGCGCGATTGCGTTCTGCCTGATTGCCGGCCGCTTGCTCGCCAGTCCGCTGGGCGCGCATGTCGATCTCGTGCTAGTGCCTCAGATTATCGTGACTATCCTCCTGTTTCCGTTCGCCGCGTGGGTCATTGCGTGGGTCGATCGTCGGCGCGCCGTCGAATGATCCGCCCGACACGCATCGCGACCGAGGCGCAGCAGGGATACACTTTCTCGCGCCGTGCGTGGCTGCTAGGCGCCGCGCAGCTTGGTGTCGGCGGCGTGCTCGTCGGGCGCATGGCGTGGCTCTCGATCGCCGAGAACGAGCGCTACAACCTCCTGAGCGAGAGCAACCGCGTCAACATGACGCTGATCCCGCCGCGCCGCGGCTGGCTCGTCGACCGTCACGGCCACCCGATCGCCGACAATCGCACCGACTTTCGCGTCGACCTGATCCCCGATCGCATCGTCGACGAGGAAAGGACGCTCGCTGCGCTGCGTCAGCTGCTCGCGCTGACCGACGAGGATCTCCTGCGCATCCGCGCCGATCTGAAGCGCGCTGCCGGGTTTCAGCCGGTGAAGGTCGCCGAGAACGTCGGCTGGGAACGCTTCGCCGCCGTCCAGGTACGCCAGCCCGAGCTCCCAGGCGTCGCTCCGACCCGCGGCTTCGCGCGCAACTATCCCGCCGGCGCTGCAGTCGCCCATCTGACCGGCTATGTCGGTGGCGCCACAGCCGAACAATTTGACGTGAAGCGCGATCCGCTGCTCCTCACGCCCGGCTTCAAACTCGGCAAGGATGGGCTTGAAAAGACGCTGGAAACCGAGCTGCGCGGCAGCCCCGGCGCGAAACGCGTCGAGGTCACTGCGCGCGGCAAGCTCGTCGCCGAGCTCGCCACCCGCCCCGATCAGCCCGGCGCCACCCAGCGGCTGACGATCGACGCTGGGCTCCAGGAGTATGCCGCGCGCCGGCTCGGCACCAACTCGGGCTCGGCTGTCGTCTTCGACTGCGATACCGGCGAGATGCTCTGCATGGTCTCGATGCCGGCCTATGATCCCAACAGCTTTTCGGATGGGATCAGCCATCTCGAATGGAAGATGCTGTCGGCCGACGATCACGTGCCGCTGATGAACAAGGTCACGCAGGGCCTTTATCCCCCCGGCTCCACCGTGAAGCCAATGAATGGCCTTGCGCTGCTGGAGGCTGGGGTCGATCCGGACGCGCGCGTCTTCTGCGGCGGCGCGATGCGCGTGGGCAGCGGCACGTTCCACTGCCACAAGCGTCGCGGTCACGGGTCGCTCGATCTGCGCAGCGCCATCGCGCTCAGTTGCGACATCTATTTCTACGAAATGGTCCGTCGCCTCGGCTACGATCGCGTCGCCCCGGTCGCACGCGCCGTCGGCCTCGGCGAGAAATATGATTTGCCCTTCTCCACCCAGCGCTACGGCACCGTGCCCGACAGCGCGTGGAAGCAGCGCAAGTACAACACCAAGTGGACCGTCGCGGATTCGCTCAACGCCTCGATCGGTCAGGGCTATGTCCTCGCCAACCCGCTCCAGCTCGCGGTGATGGCGATGCGGATCGGCTCGGGTAGAATGCTCAAGCCGAGCCTGCTGGCCGATCGGATCGATCGCAACGCACCCCCACTGCCGTTCAGTGCCGAGAACCTCCAGATCGTGCGCGAGGGCATGTGGAAAGTCGTTAACGGCGGCGGCACCGGCGGCGCCTCGCGCCTCGCTATTCCCGGCGTCGAGCTCGCCGCCAAGACGGGCACCGCTCAGGTCCGCCGCATCACCATGGCGGAACGCCGCTCGGGCGTGCTCGGCAATGCGCAATTGCCGTTCAAGCTACGCGATCACGCGCTGTTCGTCTGCTTCGCTCCGGCGGACAAGCCACGCTATGCTGCCGCGATCGTGCTCGAACATAACGGCCACACCGTCCGCAACCTCGATACCCCGCTGATCGGCCGCGACATCATGACGTACCTGTTCGACAAGCCCCGCGCGATGAAGTCGCTCGAGGAGGTCGAGCCCAGTTGGGGCGGCGACATCCGCACGCGCATGGCCGCGCAGGAAGCCGCCTTCCGCGCTGCCGCCACCGCCCCGCCCCCTGCGCAAGCCGCCGCCACCGAAACCGACGCCCCCGCGCCGACCAGCGCTCCCGCCGTCGAACGGGCCACCGACGCCTCGAACGCGACGCAGGAGGCGACCGTCAGCGACATCGCCAACGGTGCTGGCCCGGCGAGCGTCGGCACCACCGAGCCGCCTTTCCCGCAATGAGCCGCCCCTCGATCGTCCCCGCCCCACTCGCGCAGCTGCCCTGGCGGATGCTGCTGCTGGTGATCGCCATCGCCGGGTTCGGCGTCGTCGTCCTGTACTCCGCCGCGGGCGGCAACCTGCGCCCCTGGGCCTTGTCGCAGGGCATTCGCTTCTGCGTCCTCTTGGTGGGCGCGTTGGCACTATCGCGCGTGCCCCAGGAGGTGTGGCGACAGTTCGCGCTGCCCGCCTATGTCGTCATCCTCGTGCTGTTGATCGCGGTCGAGCTGCTCGGCGCGGTGCGCGGCGGCGCGCAACGGTGGCTCGATCTCGGCTTCATCCGGCTTCAGCCGTCCGAGCTGATGAAGCCGATGATCGTCCTCGCCTGCGCCCGCTTCTACGACATGCTGCCGCCCAACGAGACGCGGCGCTTCGGCGCGATCTGGCCGGCCGCGCTCCTGATCGGCTTGCCGGCGGGGCTGGTGATGCTCCAGCCCGATCTCGGCACCGCGCTGATGATCACCGCGGGCGGCATCACCGTGATGTTCCTGGCGGGGATTCCGCTGCGGCTCTTCGTCGGCGGCGCGCTGGCCCTTGCGATCGCGACGCCGCTCGCGGTCAATTTCCTGCTCCACGATTATCAGCGCAACCGCGTGCTGATCTTCATGGATCCCGAAAGCGATCCGCTCGGCACCGGCTACCATATCAGCCAGTCGAAGATCGCGATCGGCTCCGGCGGCATGACCGGCAAGGGGTTCCTCAACGGCACCCAGAGCCACCTCGATTATTTGCCCGAGGGCCACACCGATTTCGTCTTCGCCACCATGGCGGAGGAATGGGGCTTGCTCGGCGGCATCTTCATCATCGGCGCCTATCTCATGGTGATCCGTTGGGGGATCGACGTCGGCATGCGCGCGCGCACCCGCTTCGCCAAGCTCAGCGCCGCCGGGCTCGCGACGACGATCTTCTTCTACCTCGCGATCAACCTGATGATGGTGATGGGCCTCGCCCCCGTGGTTGGCATTCCACTCCCGCTCGTCAGCTTCGGCGGCTCGGCGCAGATGACCGTGTTCCTGTGCCTGGGCATCCTGATGTCGATCGACCGCAACAATCGCGGCGAGCAAAGATGGTGACCTGACGAAAAAGTGTTTGCATCCCGCGCCCACGATGCTAACCGCCCGCTTCCCGATCGCGGGCAGCCGCCCGATCCGATCAATGGACGCATAGCTCAGTTGGTAGAGCAGCTGACTCTTAATCAGCGGGTCCTTGGTTCGAGCCCAAGTGCGTCCACCATTTTCCAATGGCTTAGTATAAATCGCTACCCCGGCCCGACGCCGGGGGAAGCAACCCCGCGTGTCGCGCGACGCCGACTGACGCCCCCCGCCTCCAAAGGCTGTCCTACAACCCCCGTTCCGCGATATCCCCGCGGCCATGCAACAGTGGATCTCAGCCGAGCATCCGTCCCCCGCCCTCCCCGCTCCCGCGGGCGACCCCGCCCCCGCGGACCCGCTCGCCTTCGCCCCGCTGACCTTCAAACCAGTCCCCCGCAAATATCGCTTCGACGGCTGGACGGCGGAGCGCCAGCGCGCCTTCATCGCCGCGCTTGCCGAGCTCGGCTCGGTCAAGGCCGCCTGCCAGCGCATCAACCTCGCCACGACCGGCGCCTATCACTTGCGGAGGCAGCCCGGCGCAGACGGCTTCCGCGCCGCCTGGGAAGCCGCGCTCGCCAGCGGCGTGCAGCGCCTCGCCGACATCGCCATCGACCGCGCGATCGAGGGCACCCCCGTCCCCGTCTTCTACCACGGCGAGCAGGTCGGCGAGCGCCGCCGCTACAATGATCGCCTGCTCATGTTCATCATGAAGCACCACATGCCCGGCCGCTACGGCACCGCGGCGCTCCCCGGCGGCACCAAGCATCCCGAAACGATCGCGCGCGAAGCCGCCGCCGGCTGCCCCGCCTGCAAGGAGCGCGCCGCGGCCGATGCGCGCAAGGCCGCGGCGCACGCCGAAGCCGCCAAGCAGTCCAGGCTCGAATTCGCCGCCGAGATCCTGCGCACCTACACGTTGAAGGTCGCCGCCGAGCGCCGCGACCGCATCGCCGGCAACATCGTCGGCGCCGATTTCTACCTGCGCCAGCTGAGCTTCTGGGAATTGATTCTCGAAGGCTGCGGCAACCGCGCCGACCTCATCAAGCTCTACACCACCCGCGAAGGCCTGCAGCCCGGCGACGAGGTGTGGGTGCGCGCCGGCCCGCTCAGCCAGACGCTCGACGACATCCGCCGCGAGGCCTGGGCCGCCGCCGGCGAACCACCCCGCCCCCCGCTCGACCTGCGCGAGCGATACCAGTGGAGCGGCATTACCGGCGGCTCCACGGTCCGCGAGCGCGAACGCGCGCGCGTGGAAGCGCAGCGCCAGATCGCGGCGGCGCAGGCCGTGTGGGAGGCGTGTCGGAGCGATGAGACTTGGGCGCGGTTCAAGGCCGATTCAGAGAGCTAGGCGAAGCTTGGCGACTGGCGCGGAAGCGACGCCCGGCCGACGACCGCCCGGCGGCGCCGGGCGTGTCGCTCGACACCAGCTGCGTCTGTTCACTGGCTTAACACCTGCGCGAACAACTCACTGTCAGGAAGCTCAAGCTGCGTCACAGCGGAAGCAATGCGTCGACGAGACGCTCGATCGTTTCCGCCACGCCGTCTGCTTCCAGCATTTGCCGGATCAAGCGTCGCTTCGTGGTGAAGTGCGCGTCTTCGGGCAGTTCGACACGCCTTGCTACTTCAGCGGCGTGCAGCGCCGCTGTTGCGAGGTCTGCATGCACCGCATCGCTCGCGTCAAACTCGGGAATCGGCAGCGTCCACACGAGATTATCGAAATCGCGCGGATCACGCTGTCCCACCGGCTGAAGATCACGGACGCGATCGAGCACAATCCGTGTATTGATGACAGCAGCGAGATAAGCGGCTTCTTCAACCGAACGGGCAGCACACCAGTACAGCTTCGTGTCGACGATAACGTCGTCGTCCTCGATCCAACAAGCACTCAACCGTGTCCCGGCCTTCGTGTAAAGAACACGAACTGGCGCTCGACTGCCTTGCGCGCGGAGCGTGCCCATTGCACCGACGCGCTCAGCAAGTGACATTCGAGCATTGCCCTCGATATCCTTGTTGCTGTGCTCATTCCACTTCGCTTCAGCATCAGTCAGCCAAGCGGCTAGCCCACGGTATCCCCGAGCATTGGCGCTGGCCGCGCTGAGAATCGCGCCATCCTCAAGAGGAATTACCCCGTTCGTCAGCCCGAGGACGCAGTAGGGCGCTATGGACTCGCCAACGCGATCCGGCGTACGAACGC from Sphingomonas radiodurans includes the following:
- the mutL gene encoding DNA mismatch repair endonuclease MutL; translation: MSIRRLPEHLVNRIAAGEVVERPASALKELVENAIDAGAERITIRLNDGGIGRIEVIDDGCGMAPTDMALALERHATSKLPTDDIDHVATMGFRGEALPSIASVARLTLESRVRGADGWSRVIDNGAIVGDGPAALPPGTRVLVEALFERVPARRKFLRSGRSEYAACLDVVRRLAMARPEIVFTMEHDGRRVLAALQAEDRPARVAALTDRALKDNSVAIDLEREGFVLGGVAGLPTFHRGVADHQYLFVNGRPVKDRLLIGAIRGAYAEMMPRDRHAVVALFLDVPSDQVDVNVHPAKTEVRFRDPALVRGLIVSGLRRALDAAGHRVAHRAPAEALAMFTAEPAVDRLHGDSWRGFPPANRSLNETPAFAGVTDGGVGGVHHAFHDRRPTFFAPPPQARGEPAWAPPPETGAHPLGVARGQVAKTYIVAEAEDGLVIVDQHAAHERLVLERMRAALAGGRVAAQALLIPEVVEMEEPACDRLDARHEELAELGLELERFGPRAMLVRATPALLGDGDPSGLVRDLADELAAFDEALSLRERLDAVAGTMACHGSVRAGRVLSVAEMNALLREMEATPRSGQCNHGRPTWVKLALSDVEKLFGRR
- a CDS encoding rod shape-determining protein — protein: MAFSRFFKFMSHDMAIDLGTANTLVYLRGRGIVLNEPSVVAVETINGVRRVKAVGEDAKLMMGKTPGSIEAIRPLRDGVIADIDVAEEMIKHFIRKVHGQRKFMRWPEIVICVPSGSTKVERRAIRDAASNAGASQVWLIEEPMAAAIGADMPVTEPIGSMVVDIGGGTTEVAVLSLRGLAYTTSVRTGGDKMDEAIVSYVRRNHNLLIGEATAERIKQEVGIAKPPADGIGLTIFIKGRDLVNGVPKEIQINQGQIAEALSEPVATIVEGVRVALENTAPELAADIVDQGIVLTGGGALLKGLDEVLRDETGLPVTVADDPLTCVALGTGRALEDPLYRGVLQSG
- the mreC gene encoding rod shape-determining protein MreC, producing the protein MSYILAIAGAVIGVVLLVLSQFNPPAFAAFRSATTELTSPFSSGASAVLRGLAAVPQTVSTYFRVHGENAELRDERARTRAALLQAQVIVRDNRRLRGLLKLRDVTPDVVTTARIVSSSGSSTRRFGVLNAGRWQGVRPGMPVRGPDGLIGRVIETGPNSARVLLAIDPQSVIPVRRIHDGLPALAAGRGDGLLDIRSVGTANARLRPGDRFVTSGTGGIFTPGVLVARVTGSGSDSAPAEPFGHPDTFDFAIVSAPFLPPPPPAPPPAAPATPPPAPQP
- the mreD gene encoding rod shape-determining protein MreD, which translates into the protein MIPPRKPFQTPLPPARARALPWLTVMAGSLITIVPVAATLPLMPPFGLLMLLAWRLLAPLALRPWAPALLGLFDDCLSGQPLGSAMLLWTLAAFLVDLFDQRTLFRSFTEDWLIAAGAIAFCLIAGRLLASPLGAHVDLVLVPQIIVTILLFPFAAWVIAWVDRRRAVE
- the mrdA gene encoding penicillin-binding protein 2, translated to MIRPTRIATEAQQGYTFSRRAWLLGAAQLGVGGVLVGRMAWLSIAENERYNLLSESNRVNMTLIPPRRGWLVDRHGHPIADNRTDFRVDLIPDRIVDEERTLAALRQLLALTDEDLLRIRADLKRAAGFQPVKVAENVGWERFAAVQVRQPELPGVAPTRGFARNYPAGAAVAHLTGYVGGATAEQFDVKRDPLLLTPGFKLGKDGLEKTLETELRGSPGAKRVEVTARGKLVAELATRPDQPGATQRLTIDAGLQEYAARRLGTNSGSAVVFDCDTGEMLCMVSMPAYDPNSFSDGISHLEWKMLSADDHVPLMNKVTQGLYPPGSTVKPMNGLALLEAGVDPDARVFCGGAMRVGSGTFHCHKRRGHGSLDLRSAIALSCDIYFYEMVRRLGYDRVAPVARAVGLGEKYDLPFSTQRYGTVPDSAWKQRKYNTKWTVADSLNASIGQGYVLANPLQLAVMAMRIGSGRMLKPSLLADRIDRNAPPLPFSAENLQIVREGMWKVVNGGGTGGASRLAIPGVELAAKTGTAQVRRITMAERRSGVLGNAQLPFKLRDHALFVCFAPADKPRYAAAIVLEHNGHTVRNLDTPLIGRDIMTYLFDKPRAMKSLEEVEPSWGGDIRTRMAAQEAAFRAAATAPPPAQAAATETDAPAPTSAPAVERATDASNATQEATVSDIANGAGPASVGTTEPPFPQ
- the rodA gene encoding rod shape-determining protein RodA, coding for MSRPSIVPAPLAQLPWRMLLLVIAIAGFGVVVLYSAAGGNLRPWALSQGIRFCVLLVGALALSRVPQEVWRQFALPAYVVILVLLIAVELLGAVRGGAQRWLDLGFIRLQPSELMKPMIVLACARFYDMLPPNETRRFGAIWPAALLIGLPAGLVMLQPDLGTALMITAGGITVMFLAGIPLRLFVGGALALAIATPLAVNFLLHDYQRNRVLIFMDPESDPLGTGYHISQSKIAIGSGGMTGKGFLNGTQSHLDYLPEGHTDFVFATMAEEWGLLGGIFIIGAYLMVIRWGIDVGMRARTRFAKLSAAGLATTIFFYLAINLMMVMGLAPVVGIPLPLVSFGGSAQMTVFLCLGILMSIDRNNRGEQRW